In Pelmatolapia mariae isolate MD_Pm_ZW linkage group LG2, Pm_UMD_F_2, whole genome shotgun sequence, one DNA window encodes the following:
- the maea gene encoding E3 ubiquitin-protein transferase MAEA encodes MAVQETASQLSMALKVQEYPTLKVPYETLNKRFRAAQKNIDRETSHVTMVVAELEKTLSSFPVVDSVVSLLDGVVEKLSALKRKAAESIQAEDESAKLCKRRIEHLKEHSSDQPASVNLWKKKRMDRMMVEHLLRCGYYNTAVKLARQSGIEDLVNIEMFLTAKEVEESLERQETATCLAWCHDNKSRLRKMKSCLEFSLRIQEFIELIRQNKRMDAVRHARKHFSQAEGGQLDEVRQVMGMLAFPSDTHISPYKDLLDPARWKMLIQQFRYDNYRLHQLGNNSVFTITLQAGLSAIKTPQCYKEDGTSKNPDCPVCSKSLNKLAQPLPMAHCANSRLVCKISGEVMNENNPPMMLPNGYVYGYNSLLSIRQDDKVVCPRTKEVFNFSQAEKVYIM; translated from the exons ATGGCGGTGCAGGAGACAGCATCTCAACTGTCCATGGCTCTCAAAGTCCAAGAATATCCCACCCTGAAG GTGCCATACGAGACTCTGAACAAACGCTTTAGAGCGGCTCAGAAGAACATCGACAGGGAGACGAGTCACGTCACAATGGTAGTTGCAGAGCTGGAGAAAACGCTGAGCAGCTTCCCCGTGGTTGACTCTGTGGTGTCCCTGCTGGATGGAGTGGTGGAGAAACTCAGTGCCCTGAAGAGGAAG GCTGCAGAGTCCATTCAAGCAGAAGACGAGAGTGCCAAGCTGTGTAAGCGTCGCATCGAGCACTTAAAGGAGCACAGCAGCGACCAGCCAGCTTCAGTTAACCTGTGGAAGAAGAAACGGATGGACCGCATGATGGTGGAGCATCTGCTGCGCTGTGGCTACTACAACACAGCTGTGAAACTGGCCAGACAAAGCGGTATAGAG gaTCTGGTGAACATTGAGATGTTCCTCACAGCTAAGGAGGTGGAGGAGTCTCTGGAGAGGCAGGAGACAGCCACTTGCCTGGCCTGGTGCCATGATAACAAGTCCCGCCTCCGCAAGATGAAG AGTTGTCTTGAGTTCAGTCTGAGAATCCAGGAGTTCATTGAGCTCATCAGACAAAACAAGCGCATGGATGCAGTGCG ACATGCTAGAAAGCACTTCAGCCAAGCAGAAGGTGGACAGTTGGATGAGGTTCGGCAGGTGATGGGCATGCTGGCCTTTCCATCAGATACACACATCTCTCCATACAAG GATCTGTTGGATCCAGCCCGCTGGAAGATGCTGATCCAGCAGTTCCGATATGACAATTACAGACTGCATCAGCTGGGAAACAACTCTGTCTTCACCATCACCCTGCAGGCTGGTCTGTCAGCCATCAAGACACC TCAGTGCTACAAGGAGGATGGCACCTCTAAAAACCCAGACTGCCCAGTGTGCAGTAAATCTCTTAACAAGTTGGCTCAGCCTCTACCCATGGCCCACTGCGCCAATTCCAGACTAGTCTGTAAAATCTCTGGAGAGgtcatgaatgaaaacaaccctCCCATGATGCTGCCTAATGGATATGTTTACGGCTACAAT TCTCTTCTGTCCATTCGCCAAGATGACAAAGTGGTGTGTCCCAGAACCAAAGAAGTCTTCAACTTCTCTCAGGCGGAGAAGGTGTACATCATGTGA